Genomic window (Spirochaetota bacterium):
ACACTTTTGTGAACTCTACCCAATATACTCTCATTATTAATGAAGTATTTAATAATATCGCTCACTCAATGTTAGTTAGTATAACTCATTCAATTTCGTTTGTCAACCCTTTTCTAAAATAAATTTTATTTATTTTAGAAAAGGTGAATTCAAAACTGTATGATCACCAACTTAGTAATAAGTATATATTATAACGATCGCTCTTGTCAAGCTTTTTTTGAAATATATACGAATTATTTTTTGAACAGATGTAAATTCTATTTTAGAATTTTTTATATATATCATCAATATCAATAGCTGATTTTTTATCAATTTCAAAAAGATAAGGGCTTAAGCCTAAAAAATATTGTTGATCCAACATTAATTGTCGAGATGCTATATTTACTCCATTGGTAATGATATACCAGTTAGGTAAATTTTGAGATATTATATGATTTTCCATGGTATAATTCAATGGTTGATTTCCATCCCATATATATTCTTGTATCCTATTAACAGTAGCCAAAGAATCAAAATTAGTACTTCTACACACAATATCTATATATGTTTTTATAGTTTTTGTATACATTTCTTCATTAATTAATGGACAATACAAGGAGACCATATAATATGATCACCTTCAATGGCTTCCACAATATTAACAACAACCTCATTAAAAGAATAAGTTTTTTCATCAGCATACTCTACTAATCGTTTATGTGTTACTACACCTTCTGATTTTGCCATATCTAACATTAGATCACAATCTGAAGAAACTACAATAGAATTGATTAATGAAACTTGTTTTAACTGACGAATCTTATGGATGAGTAAATTGCTTTTTCCAAAAGGCAAAATATTTTTGTTTTTAATTCGTTGAGAACCTGCTCTCACTGGAATAATTGCTGTATATGTTTCTTTCATTTTATTTACTACCTCTTATCTAATATTTTACGATATATTTTTCGTATAATATAGTACACTTTATTTAAAACTGGTATATACTTCAACTTTTTAAGAGGATATATAATAATACCTATGATATTTTTATATAGTGTATATAATAAAAAAATATAAATATTAATATTCTGCTCATTTAACTTCAAATAGTCATCCAATATTTTTATATTCCTAAAGGCATCCTTATCTATTTTATTTTGAATCTTCTGACAGACAAGATTTTTTATAGGAATATAAGGATTATTATTTTGTAATGGTGCTAATGGTATCATTGTTGATAACACAGAGTTTTCAATAATAGAATAAAGATTAATCCCTGATAAAGAATTTATAAATTTAATTATAGCTTTATCAAAATTCAAATCGTGATAGAAATCAAATTCAATTTGATTCATAGGATTTTGAGGATCTTCGTAAGCGTATATCCATTTGTCTGTACTTTGAAATTCTATCCCTGTTAAATAAATTTCATTATAACCACAATAAACTGCGTTAATCAATGCACCTGTTCCTGAATTATACCATATATCTCTATCTCCAAAATGTTCTTTTCGATATTTTGTGATAAATTCAGATAATTCTTCTTTACTTGAATCATCTACCTCTATATAATACTTAGTATATAATTTTGAGATTATATTATTTCCTATCAATCCAGTACAGTAAACTTTATTTAATTGATAAAAACCATATGTTTCATAGGCTTTTGCTAATAAAAAAGTATCATATCTTTTTCCTCCGCCAATCATCAGGTAATCTACTTTTTTACCAAGATAATACTTGTCTTCTAACATAAAACGATTGCATCTAAAAACATCCCAATGCTCTGGCAGTCTTCTATAATCAATTTGAGCTAATGAAGGACCATTACCAGCAACAACAAAATTTTTTTTTCATAAAAACACCTATCATTTATTCATTTAATTTTTCTACTACATTATTTTTTTGAACATAACGAATATCATTTTAAAACATAGTTTATTGATTACAAAATCATTTTAAGTATCTATAGTACTGTCAAACTGAGCTGACACCTTATTGAAATAAAGCGTCGTTTTTCTTTTGAAGTTCAATGCCTTCTGATGTTTTCGTTACAATGTTTGTTTCTTGTAATATTTTTTCCAATACAACTACATTAGCATAATCTAAGGAAAAAGTGTCTGGAGTCATCTTTATAAACATATTGTCTGTATCTAATTCTGGAAAAACAAAGAATAGAAAATGATTACTTGAATCACTTGATCCAAAACGAAGAGTCAAATTAGGATTGTACACAGTTTTCTTTAAAAAATTGTTATCAACAACTGCATAAATAGGAAAAGTAGCTATATCTTTTGCATATTCTACTTTATTATTGATAGCAATTGTTCGCCATTCTTTATATTTTTTTATCGCAGCTAATACTTCAACTCTGTTTTCTTTTGAAAACAAAGCAGCATATTCTACCATCAGTGGTGCAAAATAAATAGCTCCAAAGATTTCCCCATCTTCTCCTACGACACCATTTATCTGTAGTTTAATCTCTGATGTCATTTTAAATATTGTATTATAGTGGTACGCTTTTAGATTTGTTAAGATAATCTCTTGTGAATACATAGGTGTTATTATTAAGAGCATAAATACCATTTTTATTATATTTTTCATTTCCTACCCCAAATTTTAATTCTCGTTAATAAATATTTGAAATTATTATAACATATACAAATAAAAAAGACTATATCTCTATAGTCTTTCTTACTTTAAAATATTTCTAACCAAGAGAATAAATTCCATTGTTTTTGCCAACCATTTTTTTTAAAAATAGCTTGAGCTTCTTTGCTATCCAAAAAATCATAAAATCCTTTAGAATCTTGATTTGTTAATCCCTTTTCTGTAAATGCTATACTTGTAGCACGATATATCCTGTATTCAGATTCTATTTCTACCATATCGGTAACATCTTGGGTTCTATCATACCAATGATTCCATATAATCCACGCATCAATGGTAGGTGTATTTTTCCATTCAGCAACAGCAATAGCACTATTTTTAGCAATAAATACCATGTTCTCACGAAAAATATTTATTTTATTAATATCTTTTGTTCTTCCTACAATATCTTCCCACAAACCTACTTGCCCCGCTCCTTGTACAACCATAATGTTCATGCCTTTTTGAAAAAGAGATTTCATGCCTTTAATATTTTTAGGATTACCCTTTCTAACAAGAATAACAGATGGTCTCAAATAAAGAGCTTTACTATTTTTAAGATTAAATTGAGAAGTGAAATCATCTAGCATAATTTCAGATCCTGAAAATACTAGATCTCCTTGAGATTGAGCATTAGTAGCCCACTTGTCTGTAGGACCAGCGATAATATTGACTTTAACTCCTGTTTTTATAGTATATAATTTAGCTACAGCCACCATTGCTGGAGCAGGACCTCCTGGACCAAACACATTCACTTCTGCCATTATATTTGTAGACACACCAAACATCATTATAAATAAAATATATAATTTCATAAAATTCTCCTTTGTATTACATTTCATTATAACTATAGTAATAAAAAATATTTTTGATATAAGATTAATTGACCAAATATTATATACACTCTGAATATGCTCCGAAAAAAAATATAGTTTGTTACAGTTTATCTCATCAAAGATTCTAATAAAGCTCAAAAGTTTTTAAATCGAATTCTATCTCTGTACCTGTTTTCATACTTTTACGCTTCATAATACCCTTTTTCAATTCAGGTTCACCACAGATCCATACATATTTAACATTAGATCTATTTGCATATTGAAGTTGTTTACCAAGATTCATAGTCATATCAGGATAAATTTCAACGCTATATTTTTTTGACTTGGAGTGACCAAGAAAATTTAATAAATCTGGTTCAAAATCAAAATTACCATCTTTTTCTTTGTCGAAGAAAGGGTTTTTTTCTAACAAGCTTGTTACTTTAGTAATAGAATCTTTCATCAGGTCTTTGTTATTGGCGTGGGATATCACAATATTTTCTAACATTCCTACACAATCTAAAAACACATTCTCCATTTCTTTAAGATGATCGGAGACTGTATGAAACATAGATAAGGGCAACTCAGCATCAATAGCTATCATATGTCTTTCTACTACAAGATCTTCATCTGATAACAATTTGTGTCCTCTCAAGAAGGATTCAAAAGTTACATCTCCTATA
Coding sequences:
- a CDS encoding substrate-binding domain-containing protein produces the protein MKLYILFIMMFGVSTNIMAEVNVFGPGGPAPAMVAVAKLYTIKTGVKVNIIAGPTDKWATNAQSQGDLVFSGSEIMLDDFTSQFNLKNSKALYLRPSVILVRKGNPKNIKGMKSLFQKGMNIMVVQGAGQVGLWEDIVGRTKDINKINIFRENMVFIAKNSAIAVAEWKNTPTIDAWIIWNHWYDRTQDVTDMVEIESEYRIYRATSIAFTEKGLTNQDSKGFYDFLDSKEAQAIFKKNGWQKQWNLFSWLEIF